One region of Candidatus Saccharibacteria bacterium genomic DNA includes:
- a CDS encoding IS110 family transposase, whose translation MGCDTAKAKLDIAVVNSVGREMPELTATILNEPRDVATMLLTLSGAYPDDEFVCVVEATGCYHLAFADACFDLGIVCRVYNPLITKQQIRASVRGKKTDRTDALVIARLGLRGEGRPYTPDPYKTTKYYGRGCQRLSVLNSSFRQYKNHFSALVDDTMSDELREVLDGVQVAIKEARAQLYKDLAVSADGIVFRRLQTIPGIGPYVAASIIGEVQDMRRFTTTKSIIAYAGLDPRIKQSGKSLNSTGRLTKRGSSYLRRSLFIAANIARQHDPYFQALYDKKRAEGKRYTVANCVVARKLLTIARAVWITEKNYDLSFWD comes from the coding sequence ATTGGCTGTGATACGGCTAAAGCGAAGCTAGATATCGCCGTGGTTAATTCTGTGGGGCGTGAAATGCCCGAGTTAACAGCAACCATACTAAACGAACCGAGAGACGTCGCTACTATGCTCTTGACGCTTTCTGGTGCGTATCCCGACGATGAGTTCGTCTGTGTGGTGGAAGCTACTGGATGCTACCACTTGGCGTTTGCTGATGCGTGTTTCGATCTCGGTATCGTCTGTCGCGTTTACAATCCACTCATTACTAAACAGCAGATTAGAGCATCGGTACGAGGGAAGAAAACCGATCGAACCGACGCTCTCGTGATCGCCCGACTAGGACTACGTGGCGAAGGTAGGCCATATACACCCGATCCGTACAAAACCACCAAGTATTATGGTCGTGGCTGCCAACGACTATCTGTGTTGAACAGCTCGTTCCGGCAATACAAAAACCACTTCAGTGCGCTCGTTGACGATACAATGAGCGATGAGCTGAGAGAAGTGCTTGACGGTGTTCAGGTAGCCATCAAAGAAGCACGGGCGCAGCTCTACAAAGACTTAGCGGTTTCGGCGGATGGTATAGTTTTTCGCCGGCTTCAAACTATACCGGGCATCGGACCGTACGTAGCTGCCAGTATTATTGGTGAGGTACAAGACATGCGACGTTTTACTACTACCAAGTCTATTATTGCTTATGCTGGACTCGACCCTCGCATTAAGCAAAGCGGCAAAAGCTTAAACAGCACGGGGCGGTTAACGAAACGCGGTTCCAGCTATCTTAGACGGAGCTTATTCATAGCCGCTAACATAGCCAGACAACACGACCCATACTTCCAGGCGCTGTATGACAAGAAAAGAGCTGAGGGTAAGCGGTACACGGTCGCCAACTGCGTTGTTGCGCGGAAGCTCCTCACTATTGCGAGAGCGGTATGGATCACCGAGAAAAATTACGACCTCAGTTTTTGGGATTAA
- a CDS encoding nucleotide exchange factor GrpE, translated as MTKKKQDLDYAKIAEQLAAENAQLTEALQRERADATNIRRRHEEQIVSLRSTVKVSVVKDLLPIIDNFERALKHIPKDLTENDFVKGIEGVVKQFEKTLADIGVERIKTLGEPFDPHLHEAVSMEEGDGKQEIVSEELQSGYRLGNDVIRHAMVRVKYA; from the coding sequence ATGACGAAAAAAAAGCAAGATTTAGATTACGCAAAAATTGCTGAGCAGTTGGCTGCAGAAAATGCGCAGCTGACAGAAGCATTGCAGAGAGAACGGGCAGATGCCACAAACATTCGTCGGCGGCACGAGGAGCAAATCGTTTCGCTTCGTTCAACAGTAAAGGTAAGTGTGGTCAAAGACCTATTGCCCATCATTGATAATTTTGAGCGCGCGCTAAAACATATCCCCAAAGACCTCACAGAAAACGACTTCGTAAAAGGCATCGAGGGAGTGGTCAAGCAGTTTGAGAAAACACTTGCCGACATTGGCGTCGAGCGCATCAAGACCTTGGGTGAACCTTTTGACCCTCATTTACATGAGGCAGTTAGCATGGAAGAGGGCGATGGTAAGCAAGAAATTGTGAGCGAAGAACTTCAGAGTGGCTACCGGCTAGGCAATGACGTTATCCGTCATGCCATGGTCCGCGTAAAATATGCCTAA
- the lepA gene encoding elongation factor 4, with product MDQQHIRNFCIIAHIDHGKSTLADRLLELTGTVEKRNMKAQLLDRMDLEREKGITIKLAPVRMDYSGHELNLIDTPGHVDFSYEVSRSLQACEGALLVVDASQGIQAQTLANVYLAIAADLTIIPVLNKIDLPAADVAKVSREIISLLGCTEADILKISAKTGQGVAAVLERIVSDIPPPRVPVSLSNTFERSEKDREQTSIPGEKPPTRALIFDSYYDDYRGVILYVRVFDGHILKNAQIKMFATSAQGIALEVGALKPDMVPNAELRTGEIGYIVTNLKSTREARVGDTVTLSSNPASEALPGYRDVQPFVYAGFFPESNEYYQELKDAIEKLSLSDSALQFAPENSPVLGFGVRIGFLGLLHMDIIRERLEREYNLELVVTNPSTDYKVRLINGEELDIKSAADLPEVTKIAEIAEPWIKGEIVVPQNYVGPVIQLISTKRGLQTNLSYIDERAMVSFEAPLANLLTDFYDQLKSITSGYGSFNYELDDYRAEDLVKLDFYVAGEIVSSLSIMVHRSEAQKLGRDIVAKLKEVIPRQNFQVALQAGINGRFVAREDLSAYRKDVTTGLYGGDVSRKKKVLAKQAKGKKRMKRFGKVDIPSEAFTVMLKRD from the coding sequence GTGGATCAACAACACATCAGAAATTTCTGCATCATTGCACACATCGATCACGGCAAGTCGACTCTTGCTGACCGGTTACTCGAGCTGACCGGTACTGTCGAAAAGCGCAACATGAAAGCGCAGCTGCTTGACCGCATGGATCTGGAGCGCGAAAAAGGCATCACTATTAAACTTGCTCCCGTACGCATGGACTACAGCGGTCATGAGCTGAATCTCATTGATACGCCGGGTCATGTCGATTTTTCGTACGAAGTATCTCGTTCGCTTCAGGCGTGTGAGGGCGCTCTGCTCGTGGTCGATGCCAGCCAGGGTATTCAAGCGCAAACACTCGCCAACGTGTACTTGGCCATAGCAGCAGACCTGACCATCATCCCAGTACTCAACAAGATCGACTTGCCCGCTGCAGACGTTGCGAAAGTAAGTCGAGAAATCATTAGTCTACTCGGCTGCACAGAAGCAGACATACTTAAGATTTCCGCCAAAACGGGGCAAGGTGTTGCAGCGGTCTTGGAACGAATTGTTAGCGACATTCCTCCTCCGCGAGTACCGGTAAGTCTGAGCAATACCTTCGAACGAAGTGAAAAAGATAGAGAGCAAACAAGCATCCCGGGTGAAAAACCGCCAACGAGGGCACTGATTTTCGATAGCTATTACGACGATTATCGCGGCGTTATTTTGTACGTGCGAGTATTTGACGGCCACATTTTAAAAAACGCGCAGATAAAAATGTTTGCTACAAGCGCACAAGGCATTGCGCTCGAAGTTGGGGCGCTCAAGCCTGACATGGTACCAAATGCTGAGCTTAGAACCGGCGAAATCGGCTACATCGTCACGAACCTGAAGAGTACACGTGAAGCTCGCGTGGGCGACACCGTCACGCTTTCGTCTAACCCGGCCAGCGAAGCCTTACCGGGCTACCGGGATGTACAGCCTTTTGTCTATGCCGGTTTTTTCCCGGAATCTAACGAGTACTATCAGGAGCTGAAAGACGCCATTGAGAAACTTAGCCTGAGCGACTCAGCGCTGCAATTTGCGCCGGAAAACTCACCCGTACTAGGTTTTGGCGTTAGGATAGGCTTTCTGGGGCTACTGCACATGGATATCATTCGTGAACGGCTGGAGAGAGAATACAACCTCGAGCTTGTCGTGACAAACCCAAGTACTGACTATAAGGTTCGTCTCATAAACGGTGAAGAACTAGACATCAAATCGGCCGCTGACCTGCCGGAAGTTACCAAAATTGCCGAGATTGCAGAGCCTTGGATAAAGGGTGAAATTGTCGTTCCGCAAAACTATGTCGGTCCGGTTATTCAGCTTATCTCCACCAAACGAGGTTTGCAGACCAACCTAAGCTACATAGATGAGCGCGCTATGGTAAGCTTTGAGGCGCCACTGGCCAATTTGCTAACTGATTTTTATGATCAGCTGAAAAGTATTACCAGTGGCTATGGCAGCTTTAACTACGAGCTCGACGATTACCGCGCAGAAGATCTTGTGAAATTAGATTTCTATGTGGCAGGAGAAATTGTTAGTAGCTTAAGCATCATGGTTCACCGAAGCGAAGCGCAAAAACTCGGCCGCGACATTGTTGCCAAACTCAAAGAAGTTATACCTCGCCAAAATTTCCAGGTTGCCCTGCAGGCTGGTATAAACGGCCGTTTTGTTGCACGCGAAGACCTGAGTGCCTACCGCAAAGATGTAACGACTGGACTGTATGGCGGTGACGTTTCCCGCAAGAAAAAGGTTCTCGCCAAGCAAGCCAAGGGCAAGAAACGGATGAAACGTTTCGGCAAAGTCGACATTCCTTCCGAAGCTTTCACCGTCATGCTCAAGCGAGACTAA
- the ftsH gene encoding ATP-dependent zinc metalloprotease FtsH, producing MENKPTRHTNGKRPAGKQTGKNIGFVALISLFAIIAFSAMNQPTALKEIPISQVVQDANAGKYDEIEVHGQELSITKTGDKEPTLKSRLEEGSTTADEGIKKDKVKITAKPSSSTTSSLIGFGLTTIVPVLLIGALLIWMMRSAQGQGNQALSFGKSRARLYGNEKDKVTFKNIAGQNEAKQDLEEVVEFLKFPKKFSALGAKIPTGVLLVGPPGTGKTMLARAVAGEAGVPFFSISGSEFVEMFVGVGASRVRDLFAKAKKNAPCIIFVDEIDAVGRRRGSGMGGGHDEREQTLNQILVEMDGFEQEQNVIVLAATNRADVLDPALLRPGRFDRRVMIGLPERADRLAVLQIHFKDKPLAKTVDLDSLAAKTAGSSGADLANIANEAAIIAARNNHSQVTQEDVTEAFERVAIGPERKSKVMSEKEKELTAFHEAGHAIVGHVLPDSDVVHKVTIIPRGGTGGVTWFIPPEDKSYHSILEYKDVLARMLGGRIAEEVVYGFERVTTGAGNDLQKAAELARDMITQQGMGTKLRDQVFHSEEGIMMERIMHEREYSDETAKLIDDEVKALITEAANRARAVIKANMRQLKKLKDALLEKETVDAADVAELFEGSRLPKEAALY from the coding sequence ATGGAGAACAAACCAACTCGTCACACAAACGGGAAGCGGCCGGCGGGCAAGCAGACCGGGAAAAATATTGGGTTCGTCGCACTAATATCATTGTTCGCAATCATAGCATTTTCGGCCATGAACCAGCCGACAGCACTTAAAGAGATACCTATTTCTCAGGTCGTTCAAGATGCGAATGCAGGTAAATATGATGAAATCGAAGTACACGGCCAGGAACTCAGTATTACTAAGACAGGTGACAAGGAACCAACCCTGAAATCACGCCTAGAAGAAGGTTCGACCACCGCTGATGAGGGTATCAAGAAGGACAAGGTAAAAATTACCGCCAAGCCATCAAGCTCAACAACCTCCAGTCTAATAGGTTTTGGGTTGACTACTATTGTTCCGGTTCTGCTGATAGGCGCTCTGCTGATATGGATGATGCGCAGTGCCCAGGGGCAGGGCAATCAGGCGCTAAGCTTTGGAAAATCACGCGCCCGGCTGTACGGCAACGAAAAAGACAAAGTAACATTTAAGAACATTGCCGGCCAAAACGAAGCAAAACAAGATCTCGAAGAAGTGGTAGAGTTTCTTAAGTTCCCAAAAAAGTTTTCTGCACTTGGCGCCAAAATCCCAACGGGTGTTTTACTCGTCGGCCCTCCTGGTACCGGTAAAACCATGTTGGCACGAGCGGTGGCAGGCGAAGCAGGCGTGCCGTTCTTTAGTATTTCAGGTTCTGAGTTTGTAGAAATGTTTGTTGGCGTAGGGGCTTCTCGTGTGCGCGACTTGTTTGCCAAAGCAAAAAAGAATGCCCCATGTATTATATTTGTCGATGAAATCGACGCCGTTGGACGCCGCCGTGGCTCCGGTATGGGTGGTGGACACGACGAACGTGAGCAAACACTGAACCAGATTCTGGTAGAAATGGATGGTTTTGAACAAGAACAGAATGTTATTGTTCTGGCCGCAACTAACCGAGCTGATGTGCTCGACCCAGCTCTCCTACGTCCAGGGAGGTTTGATCGCCGTGTCATGATTGGCCTGCCGGAACGAGCTGATCGCTTGGCAGTGCTCCAGATCCATTTCAAAGACAAGCCACTTGCCAAAACGGTAGACCTCGATTCGTTGGCCGCAAAGACCGCTGGTTCTTCTGGCGCCGACCTCGCAAACATTGCCAACGAAGCAGCGATTATTGCTGCTCGAAACAACCACAGCCAGGTAACACAAGAAGATGTAACCGAAGCCTTTGAGCGCGTTGCAATCGGCCCAGAGCGTAAAAGCAAAGTAATGAGCGAAAAAGAAAAAGAGCTGACAGCATTTCACGAGGCAGGACACGCCATCGTGGGACACGTGCTCCCCGATAGTGATGTTGTGCACAAGGTTACCATCATCCCGCGCGGCGGCACCGGCGGCGTGACATGGTTTATCCCCCCAGAAGACAAAAGCTACCACAGTATTCTCGAATACAAAGATGTCTTGGCGCGTATGCTTGGCGGGCGAATTGCCGAAGAGGTGGTATACGGATTTGAGCGCGTAACGACAGGGGCAGGTAATGACCTACAAAAAGCGGCCGAACTTGCGCGCGATATGATTACCCAACAAGGAATGGGGACAAAATTGCGTGATCAGGTATTTCATTCCGAAGAAGGCATCATGATGGAGCGTATTATGCATGAGCGCGAATACTCTGACGAGACCGCAAAACTTATCGATGATGAAGTCAAAGCGCTGATTACCGAAGCAGCAAATCGTGCCCGCGCCGTCATTAAGGCCAACATGCGTCAGCTAAAGAAGCTCAAGGACGCTCTGCTCGAGAAAGAAACTGTTGACGCCGCAGATGTCGCCGAATTGTTTGAAGGCTCTCGCCTCCCCAAAGAAGCCGCTCTGTACTAA
- a CDS encoding transcriptional regulator, with amino-acid sequence MTIRQKQILTAIIEQYAEVAVPVGSSLLAKAFGVSSATIRAEMAELEGMGFIRQPHTSAGRIPTDKGYRFYVNYITEDGQTAPERGAERALSARLQDGGLPERAIRNAVDTLVELTHNLGLATIGNQLYISGLSNLFGQPEFHGGAQVQQVASLLDNLEPWLREAAPNQPLTVYIGAENPIGRSADVSLIISRFRSPFSDHSYIGTLGPTRQSYREVMNLVAHAGKTLEEVL; translated from the coding sequence ATGACAATTCGTCAAAAGCAAATTCTTACTGCCATCATAGAACAGTACGCTGAAGTTGCCGTACCGGTAGGCAGCAGTCTGTTGGCAAAAGCATTTGGCGTATCTAGTGCTACTATCCGCGCTGAAATGGCTGAGTTGGAAGGCATGGGTTTTATACGCCAGCCGCACACGAGCGCTGGTCGTATCCCGACCGACAAAGGCTACCGTTTTTACGTGAACTACATTACCGAAGACGGTCAAACCGCTCCCGAACGCGGTGCCGAGCGGGCGCTTTCGGCTCGTTTGCAGGACGGAGGTCTGCCCGAACGCGCCATTCGCAACGCCGTCGATACGCTTGTTGAGTTGACGCACAACCTTGGCCTTGCCACCATAGGCAACCAGCTGTACATTTCCGGCCTTTCAAACCTTTTTGGCCAGCCCGAATTTCACGGCGGTGCTCAGGTGCAACAGGTAGCGAGTTTACTTGATAACCTGGAGCCGTGGTTGCGGGAAGCAGCTCCAAACCAGCCACTCACCGTCTATATTGGTGCCGAAAACCCGATCGGTCGCAGCGCAGATGTCAGCCTGATCATCAGCCGATTCCGCAGCCCGTTTAGCGACCATAGTTACATTGGCACGCTTGGTCCAACGCGACAAAGCTACCGCGAAGTCATGAACCTAGTTGCCCATGCCGGCAAAACACTGGAGGAGGTTCTTTAA
- a CDS encoding oligosaccharide flippase family protein, with protein sequence MRITTRSWKLISFGNAAMLLIGTAMLAQVLGFFRTKLVNANFNSIPGGAQIPPDQNAGVYFAAFVLPDFFFFTIAAGALGVAFMPYLTDRLARGDRKAVWELSSSLINLLSIVLSVVGIFIFIFADVLARQVAHGYTPDQLHNVALMMRILALNPLFFTISGVIAAVQQVFGRFFFYAIAPLFYNLSIIASIYIFKDGIGIVGLAIGAAFGAVLQLAVILLGSYGLGFAWKPKIHATSDFKSMIRQLPPRSLDQGLDQVQSIVETNIASNSALGGATAVGNYNTAYVLHTAPILLIGTAISTAVFPRLNARLSQGRPDLFRQDFLKTLRLIIWITLPVVVVSFFARGYLARLIFSRNSQEIAVIFGALCIAILFRTIFAIVSRWFYAQEDTRTPLLVSMFVIGLNVILAYSLSRPGAYGVEGLAIAQSIVAATEVFILGAIMLNRDRKLFDKEFWSGIYRIVSVTGFSLIAGFIAVQFLPLMTADTGFTLLIKLFAISSITISTHLLISALFGLSEARQLFSSVKRFVLKPVKIEY encoded by the coding sequence ATGCGAATAACCACACGCAGCTGGAAGCTGATCAGTTTCGGTAATGCCGCCATGCTGTTAATTGGTACGGCTATGCTCGCACAGGTGCTGGGATTTTTCAGAACAAAGCTCGTTAACGCAAACTTCAACAGCATACCTGGTGGCGCGCAAATACCGCCCGATCAGAATGCTGGCGTCTATTTTGCCGCCTTTGTCCTACCAGATTTCTTCTTTTTCACCATTGCTGCCGGTGCGCTTGGAGTTGCATTTATGCCTTATCTTACTGACCGCCTCGCTCGCGGCGATCGAAAAGCAGTTTGGGAGCTTTCAAGCAGCTTGATTAACCTCCTGAGTATCGTTTTGTCGGTTGTCGGCATATTTATTTTTATTTTTGCAGACGTACTCGCTCGTCAAGTAGCCCACGGTTACACCCCGGATCAACTGCATAATGTGGCACTTATGATGCGTATACTAGCGCTTAATCCATTATTTTTTACAATTTCTGGTGTCATTGCCGCAGTTCAACAGGTGTTTGGTCGTTTTTTCTTTTATGCAATAGCACCATTGTTTTATAACCTGAGTATTATTGCCAGTATTTACATCTTTAAAGATGGCATTGGTATTGTCGGGCTAGCTATTGGAGCGGCATTTGGAGCTGTATTACAGCTTGCGGTTATATTGCTCGGCTCTTACGGTCTTGGTTTTGCTTGGAAACCAAAAATACACGCAACAAGCGATTTTAAGAGTATGATTCGTCAGCTTCCACCACGGTCGCTCGATCAGGGCCTCGACCAAGTCCAGAGTATTGTCGAAACAAATATAGCTTCAAATTCTGCGCTCGGCGGAGCAACTGCGGTAGGCAACTACAACACTGCGTATGTGCTACACACCGCTCCAATCCTGCTTATTGGTACAGCAATCTCAACTGCAGTTTTTCCGAGGCTTAACGCTAGGCTGAGCCAGGGTCGTCCCGACCTATTTAGACAAGATTTTCTTAAAACGCTACGGCTAATAATCTGGATTACTTTGCCTGTTGTCGTTGTTAGTTTTTTTGCACGAGGCTACCTAGCGCGGTTAATTTTTTCACGTAATTCTCAGGAAATTGCGGTAATTTTTGGCGCACTATGTATCGCCATATTGTTCCGAACTATTTTTGCGATAGTATCGCGCTGGTTTTATGCCCAAGAGGACACCCGTACGCCACTTCTTGTGTCGATGTTTGTTATTGGACTGAATGTCATATTGGCTTATTCACTATCTCGCCCGGGAGCATACGGTGTTGAAGGGCTTGCTATTGCCCAGTCAATTGTTGCGGCCACAGAGGTATTCATATTAGGGGCCATAATGCTTAATCGTGACCGTAAACTTTTTGATAAAGAGTTTTGGAGTGGCATATATCGTATTGTATCGGTAACCGGTTTTAGTTTGATAGCCGGGTTCATCGCGGTTCAGTTTTTGCCACTCATGACGGCAGACACTGGGTTTACCCTACTGATAAAACTTTTTGCTATTAGCAGTATTACCATCAGCACACATCTTTTGATTTCAGCCTTGTTTGGGTTGAGTGAAGCCCGGCAATTATTCTCTTCCGTAAAACGCTTTGTGCTAAAGCCAGTAAAGATTGAGTATTAA
- a CDS encoding CsbD family protein: protein MSHTSDKISGKTKQAVGKMTDNKKLQSKGKIEEAKGEVKETLNDARKKMTD from the coding sequence ATGAGCCACACATCAGATAAGATCAGCGGTAAAACCAAACAAGCAGTTGGTAAGATGACTGACAATAAAAAACTGCAGTCAAAAGGTAAAATAGAAGAGGCCAAAGGTGAGGTTAAAGAAACCCTGAATGACGCTAGAAAAAAAATGACTGACTAG
- a CDS encoding Crp/Fnr family transcriptional regulator — protein sequence MGTHLQAGMPTKETRDESIIAHFSYGKLMHFKREETIVNGLEEPEGIYLIKKGFVKAYSVSHAGHGNLLLIHSVGEFIPLPWALDGAHTTGLFYEAMDDVTVLRASKDKLRTAMGNNSWLSQEILKQAVNIITAYTQRIQALEFRSARGRIIAQLLFLAERFGEVHGKAVVINAPITHQDIADSINMNRETASRSLELLFDEGLMSQDEHLLTILDLRKLQTALK from the coding sequence ATGGGCACACATTTACAGGCCGGTATGCCGACTAAAGAAACCAGGGACGAAAGCATAATTGCCCATTTTAGTTATGGCAAGCTTATGCACTTCAAGAGAGAAGAAACGATTGTCAATGGTCTTGAGGAACCCGAGGGCATCTATCTTATTAAAAAAGGATTTGTTAAAGCGTACTCAGTATCACATGCTGGTCATGGAAATCTGCTGTTAATTCATTCGGTTGGTGAATTTATACCATTACCTTGGGCTTTGGATGGTGCACACACGACGGGATTATTTTATGAAGCGATGGATGACGTAACCGTACTAAGAGCCTCTAAAGACAAGCTACGAACTGCTATGGGCAATAATAGCTGGCTCTCCCAGGAGATATTAAAGCAAGCGGTCAATATAATTACTGCTTACACTCAGCGGATACAAGCTCTGGAATTTCGTTCGGCTCGCGGCAGAATTATTGCACAGCTACTCTTCCTAGCTGAAAGGTTTGGTGAGGTACACGGTAAAGCTGTAGTCATTAACGCACCAATAACTCACCAGGACATTGCAGATTCCATAAACATGAACCGAGAGACAGCAAGTAGGTCCTTGGAGCTGCTTTTCGATGAAGGTTTAATGTCTCAAGACGAACACCTTCTCACGATACTGGATTTACGAAAGTTACAAACAGCGCTTAAGTAA